The DNA window TGTCGGATTCCATAATGTGGGTTGAAAAATACCGCCCGCAAAAAATCACGGATTTGGTAAACCAAAAAGAAATTGTTGGAAGTCTGACTTCATTGCTAAAAAATGTCACAGAGATTCCACATTTGTTATTTTCCGGATCTGCAGGAGTAGGCAAGACAACACTTGCACTATGCTTGTGTAGGCAAATCCTGGGTGAAGGTTGGAAGGAATACACATTGGAATTGAACGCATCTGATGAGCGCGGAATCAACATGGTCAGAGAGAGAGTAAAGAAATTCTCCAAATTTGCAGGTCTTGATTCAAACATTCCATTTAAGATCATAATTTTGGATGAGGCAGACGAGATGACGTCGGACGCTCAGACTGCCTTGCGTAGAATCATAGAGGACGCCTCAAAATTATGTAGATTCATCCTAATTGCAAATAATATCTCCAAGATAATAGAGCCAATCCAGAGCAGATGTGCTGTATTCAAGTTTACCAGAATCTCTGAAAATGACGTGATTTCTCACATAAAGGACATCGCAAAAAAGGAAAAAGTCAAGGCAGATGAAGACGGCCTGAAGGCAATCTACGACTATACAGAAGGCGACCTCAGACATGCAATCAACCTGATGCAGGCAACTGCAAGCCTTGGCGCAATATCCGAAGAAAACGTCAAGGTGTCGGCAGGCCTTACCAAGACCAAAGACGTAGACGAAGTACTCAAGATGGCAATTGCAGGCAAAATTACAGATGCGAGAAACAAGATGATTGAACTCATCA is part of the Nitrososphaerota archaeon genome and encodes:
- a CDS encoding replication factor C small subunit, with translation MSDSIMWVEKYRPQKITDLVNQKEIVGSLTSLLKNVTEIPHLLFSGSAGVGKTTLALCLCRQILGEGWKEYTLELNASDERGINMVRERVKKFSKFAGLDSNIPFKIIILDEADEMTSDAQTALRRIIEDASKLCRFILIANNISKIIEPIQSRCAVFKFTRISENDVISHIKDIAKKEKVKADEDGLKAIYDYTEGDLRHAINLMQATASLGAISEENVKVSAGLTKTKDVDEVLKMAIAGKITDARNKMIELIKVYGMSESDFLKYINEAVYRTKQANLVEISEAIAKYDYRILSGANPEIQLSALLAELSKFRK